The nucleotide window GCCGGTAAGGCTCAGCCGATGCCGGCCGCAGCGGGACTCTGATTTGCTGCGACTTTGGCGGGCCACGATCAACACGCGTAACGGCCTCGCTTTTGCGATCCGTTCGGAGCAGGCCGTCCGCGAGGAACTGATCGCATTGGCGCTGTCGGTGCCGCTGGCCTGGCTGATTGGCGTGACCACCATGCGCCGCGTGGAACTTGTCGCGGCCGTCGCCTTTGTCCTGGTGGTCGAACTGCTCAACACCGCGATCGAGAAGCTCGCCGACCGCCTGACCACCGATCACGATCCGAAGATCGGCCAGGTCAAGGACATGGGCTCGGCTGCGGTTGGCGTCGCGCTGCTGATGGCCGGCCTGTTCTGGCTGTTCGCCCTCGCCGAACGCATGGGCGCAATTTGAAGCAAGCAATTGCAGTTTGCTCTTGTGCAAGGCACCATTGCTCCCATGACCGAACCCACCTTCAAGATCACGCTGGCGCAGTTGAACCCGACGGTCGGCGACGTCCCGGGCAACGCCGCCAAAGCCCGCGCCGCGCGCGACAAGGCTGCGGCCGATGGCGCCGATCTCCTGCTGCTGCCCGAATTGTTCATCTGCGGCTATCCGCCCGAAGATCTGGTGCTGAAGCCGGCGTTCCAGGCCGCCTGCCGCGCCGCGGTCGAGGAACTGGCGCGCGAGACCGCGGGCGGTGGTCCGGCTGTTCTGATCGGCACGCCCTGGGTCGAGGACGGCAAGCTCTATAACGCCTGCGCGCTGCTAGATCAGGGCCGCATCGCCGCGTTGCGCTTCAAGGCCAACCTGCCGAACTACGGCGTGT belongs to Bradyrhizobium icense and includes:
- a CDS encoding diacylglycerol kinase, yielding MLRLWRATINTRNGLAFAIRSEQAVREELIALALSVPLAWLIGVTTMRRVELVAAVAFVLVVELLNTAIEKLADRLTTDHDPKIGQVKDMGSAAVGVALLMAGLFWLFALAERMGAI